From the Nodularia sphaerocarpa UHCC 0038 genome, the window CCCAAACCACACAAACTCGTATGCTTCACCATGTCGCATAACTCCTCCAGCAACTCCAAATCAGCAAGACAAGCCTCACCCTCACTAATCCTCGTCAACAAGTTAAATAACTGCACCGTTCCCACCCGACAAGGAATACACTTCCCACAAGACTCATCCATGCAAAATTCCATAAAATAGCGGGCGACATCCACCATATTCGTACTTTCATCCATGACAATCATCCCCCCCGAACCCATAATCGATCCAAGTTCAGTCAGAGATTCATAATCCACCGGACTATCAAAAGCCGATGCGGGAATACATCCCCCAGAAGGTCCACCAGTTTGCACAGCTTTCACCACACCCCCATTCGGTACACCACCGCCCATGACTTCCACAATCTGCTGTAAAGAAGTTCCCATTGGCACTTCAATCAAACCAGTGTTAGTGATTTTACCTGCTAAGGCGAAAACCTTTGTACCCTTGCTTTTTTCAGTCCCAATACTGGCGAACCATTCCGCACCTTTACGAATAATTGGTGCAACATTGGCGTAGGTTTCAACGTTATTAATTAACGTCGGATAGCCCCACAAACCGGACTCAGCCGGGTAGGGAGGACGGGGATGAGGAGTACCACGTTTCCCCTCAATCGAAGCCATTAAAGCCGTTTCTTCACCACAGACATAAGCACCAGCACCGATGCGAATATCAATTTTAAAATCAAAGCGAGAGTCAAAAATTTGACTTCCCAAAATGCCAAAGCTTTGCGCTTGACGAATGGCAATTTGCAGACGACTAATAGCAACAGGATATTCGGCTCTAATGTAAATATAGCCTTGATTTGCACCTACAGCATAAGCGGCGATCGCCATTCCCTCTAAAACCCGATGGGGATCACTTTCGAGAACGCTGCGATCCATAAATGCACCTGGATCTCCTTCATCGGCGTTACAAATTACAAACTTGCGTTCTCCCTTTGCTTTCGCCACAGTCGCCCATTTCAAACCTGTCGGATAACCAGCA encodes:
- a CDS encoding NuoF family protein, with protein sequence MDLAELKEIARKESDSQKPVQIRCCIAAACLATNSQAVKQRLEEAVTAENLAEKVEVYGVGCMRLCCQGPLVQVERNTESESVNTLYEKVTPDDAPSIITALNGGETAVSQSDLTHPFFTSQMSIVLENSGKIDPERIQSYIAAEGYQALYHVLREMTPTEVVDAITRSGLRGRGGAGYPTGLKWATVAKAKGERKFVICNADEGDPGAFMDRSVLESDPHRVLEGMAIAAYAVGANQGYIYIRAEYPVAISRLQIAIRQAQSFGILGSQIFDSRFDFKIDIRIGAGAYVCGEETALMASIEGKRGTPHPRPPYPAESGLWGYPTLINNVETYANVAPIIRKGAEWFASIGTEKSKGTKVFALAGKITNTGLIEVPMGTSLQQIVEVMGGGVPNGGVVKAVQTGGPSGGCIPASAFDSPVDYESLTELGSIMGSGGMIVMDESTNMVDVARYFMEFCMDESCGKCIPCRVGTVQLFNLLTRISEGEACLADLELLEELCDMVKHTSLCGLGQSAPNPVFSTLRYFRDEYLELI